From a single Lacerta agilis isolate rLacAgi1 chromosome 3, rLacAgi1.pri, whole genome shotgun sequence genomic region:
- the SAYSD1 gene encoding SAYSvFN domain-containing protein 1 encodes MEQRLAEFRAARRGTRHTAPSAKPPGKAAEVEAEAAKEQAQARPPLPSEESSQRPERLQTEAVTCPAPWWTNCFLLNVTFLKFLIWLVLLGLFAELEFGLPYFVLSMFYWIYVGTRGPGERQTGERSAYSVFNPGCEAIDGTLTAEQFERELQYRPLAQR; translated from the exons ATGGAGCAGAGGCTGGCCGAGTTCCGGGCTGCCCGCCGCGGCACCCGCCACACCGCTCCCTCGGCAAAGCCCCCAGGAAAGGCGGCGGAggtggaggcggaggcggcgaaGGAGCAGGCCCAAGCCCGGCCCCCGCTGCCGAGTGAG gaaTCCAGTCAAAGACCAGAAAGGCTCCAAACtgaagctgttacatgccctgcACCATGGTGGACCAATTGCTTTCTTCTGAATGTCACCTTTCTCAAGTTTCTCATCTGGCTCGTCTTACTGGGACTGTTTGCGGAACTAGAGTTTGGTTTGCCTTATTTTGTCCTGTCTATGTTTTACTGGATCTATGTAGGAACCCGCGGCCCTGGAGAAAGACAGACAGGAGAAAGAAGTGCCTATTCTGTCTTTAACCCAGGATGTGAAGCCATTGATGGAACACTTACAGCAGAACAGTTTGAGAGAGAACTACAGTATCGGCCCTTAGCCCAGAGGTAA